One genomic region from Chthoniobacterales bacterium encodes:
- the priA gene encoding primosomal protein N' — protein sequence MTNAEPTTKPSFVRVIIDRAIQRELDYAIPESFLEKVGIGSRVRVPFRERSALATVVGLLETTEATGIRPIEALVGDAPILNEKLIELGRWMSVYYCCPIETVMRSLLPQVIRRAEVSWKKQLFVSAAKEIAAEEIEKLRRRAPKQAQLLEAVSKLRGATPAAELLRRNALDNQTLRALEKRGFIRLHEESVARDPHGEEEFVASSHLVLNPEQAAALRTIEGDLVDPAKAKPVLLHGVTGSGKTEIYLQAIRAALACGKTAIVLVPEISLTPQTVERFKSRFAETQEMVAVLHSHLSEGERHDEWHKIHAGRARIVVGARSAVFAPLENLGLIVVDEEHETSYKQEEAPRYHARDVAVVRAKLENCAVLLGTATPSLESYHNAVQGKYRLLKLTQRVDNCQMPLMRIVDLRQERRKEKIAPILSERLRNAITQRLEKREQTILFLNRRGFSTSLLCSNCGEARECPNCSVALTFHRHAARLSCHLCGHTAAVPKKCPACSQDALIYAGFGTEKVEATVTQIFPGAAVRRMDADSMSRKDAYRETLHAFRAGKIDILVGTQMIAKGLHFPNVTLVGIINADLALHLPDFRAGERTFQLLTQVAGRAGRGETPGEVFVQTYTPFSPSIQFARQHDFAGYFEQELEFRERCDFPPFRHVILITVRSAHEGRAKLSAETIARRLRENIGAEFLVGDATPAPLEKLQGQFRFHVLLRGEAIMRLTRLVRETLDKLPLPEDVLAAVDVDPYQLL from the coding sequence ATGACCAACGCTGAGCCGACTACCAAACCCTCCTTCGTCCGCGTGATCATCGACCGGGCGATTCAGCGGGAACTCGACTACGCGATTCCCGAATCGTTTCTGGAAAAGGTCGGCATCGGATCGCGTGTCCGGGTTCCGTTTCGGGAACGCTCGGCGCTCGCCACGGTTGTCGGATTGCTGGAAACCACCGAGGCGACCGGGATTCGTCCGATCGAAGCGCTCGTGGGCGACGCGCCCATTCTGAACGAGAAGCTCATCGAGCTGGGGCGCTGGATGAGCGTGTATTATTGTTGCCCGATCGAGACGGTCATGCGGAGCCTTCTGCCGCAGGTGATTCGCCGCGCCGAGGTGAGCTGGAAGAAACAATTGTTTGTCAGCGCCGCGAAAGAGATCGCCGCCGAAGAGATCGAAAAACTGCGACGCCGCGCCCCGAAACAGGCGCAACTGCTGGAGGCGGTCTCGAAATTGCGCGGAGCAACCCCCGCCGCGGAACTATTGCGAAGGAACGCGCTCGATAACCAGACGCTCCGGGCCCTCGAAAAGCGCGGCTTCATTCGCCTCCACGAAGAATCCGTGGCGCGCGACCCCCACGGTGAGGAGGAATTCGTCGCATCGAGCCATCTCGTTTTGAATCCCGAACAGGCTGCCGCGCTCCGCACGATCGAAGGAGATCTGGTCGATCCGGCAAAGGCGAAGCCGGTCCTGCTTCACGGCGTAACCGGAAGCGGAAAGACCGAAATCTATTTGCAGGCCATCCGCGCGGCTCTGGCTTGCGGCAAGACGGCCATCGTCCTCGTTCCGGAGATTTCGCTTACGCCGCAGACGGTGGAGCGGTTCAAGTCCCGATTTGCCGAAACGCAGGAGATGGTGGCGGTATTGCACAGCCATTTGTCCGAAGGCGAGCGGCACGATGAATGGCATAAGATCCATGCCGGGCGCGCGCGCATCGTAGTCGGGGCCCGCAGCGCGGTCTTCGCGCCACTGGAAAATCTCGGACTCATCGTGGTCGATGAAGAGCACGAGACTTCCTACAAGCAGGAAGAAGCGCCGCGCTATCACGCCCGGGACGTCGCGGTGGTGCGGGCGAAGTTGGAAAATTGCGCGGTGTTGCTCGGCACGGCGACGCCGTCGCTGGAGAGCTATCACAACGCGGTCCAGGGGAAGTATCGGCTCCTGAAACTCACCCAGCGCGTGGACAACTGCCAGATGCCGCTGATGCGGATCGTCGATCTGCGCCAGGAACGCCGAAAGGAAAAGATCGCGCCGATTTTGTCCGAGCGCTTACGGAACGCGATCACGCAGCGCCTGGAGAAACGCGAACAGACGATCCTGTTCCTGAACCGGCGCGGTTTCTCGACTTCGTTGCTTTGCAGCAATTGCGGCGAAGCGCGCGAATGCCCGAATTGCAGCGTCGCGCTCACCTTTCATCGGCACGCCGCCCGGTTGAGCTGCCATCTCTGCGGGCATACCGCCGCCGTGCCGAAGAAATGTCCGGCCTGTTCGCAGGACGCGCTGATCTATGCCGGCTTCGGCACCGAGAAGGTCGAGGCGACGGTCACACAAATCTTCCCCGGCGCGGCCGTCCGCCGAATGGACGCCGACTCGATGTCGCGCAAGGACGCTTATCGCGAGACGCTCCACGCTTTTCGCGCCGGCAAGATCGACATCCTGGTCGGCACCCAGATGATCGCCAAGGGGCTCCATTTTCCGAACGTGACCCTGGTCGGGATCATCAACGCCGACCTGGCGCTGCATCTCCCCGATTTCCGGGCCGGCGAACGGACTTTCCAATTGCTCACTCAGGTGGCGGGTCGCGCCGGTCGCGGAGAGACGCCCGGCGAAGTGTTTGTCCAGACTTACACGCCGTTCAGCCCCTCGATCCAGTTCGCCCGGCAGCACGATTTCGCCGGTTATTTCGAGCAGGAACTGGAATTTCGAGAGCGCTGTGATTTCCCGCCGTTTCGGCATGTGATCCTGATCACGGTCCGTTCCGCGCACGAGGGCCGGGCCAAGCTTTCCGCCGAGACGATCGCCCGCCGCTTACGAGAAAATATCGGCGCCGAATTCCTGGTGGGGGACGCCACGCCGGCGCCGCTGGAAAAATTGCAGGGGCAATTTCGTTTCCATGTCTTGCTCCGCGGCGAAGCGATCATGCGCCTGACCCGGCTCGTCCGCGAAACGTTGGATAAGCTGCCCTTGCCGGAAGACGTTCTCGCCGCGGTGGATGTCGATCCGTATCAACTGCTGTAG
- a CDS encoding ABC transporter substrate-binding protein — MRFPKSILVAGMTIMVVAGCRKSASTGGTSNRIRVGYIGLTCEAPIFSAVANGFFKEEGLEVDLVKCEWANYKDVLALGGYDITHHLVMYFLKPIEQGLDVRFTAGIHKGCLRVQSSTKGDIRTVQDLRGKRIGVPGMGTPPFIFANRVLGANGIDASKDVSWRVFPAGELGLALDKGEVDAVANAEPIGSLLLADGKVRNVADQAADSPYKDEYCCAVIVNGKYLAANPKNTAAATRALLKGAKWVEANPAAAARLSVEKKYLASNPELNTVAISHLRYVPSVSGADDAVKSAAAEMKVAGMLSPSTDVPALAKKAFVHLEGVTDEWINNLTVEKVAGGQIPPDQDIRLYAELILADHEDSCCKKPVVAEQK, encoded by the coding sequence ATGCGTTTTCCGAAATCAATACTCGTGGCCGGGATGACGATCATGGTCGTGGCCGGGTGCCGGAAGAGCGCCTCAACCGGCGGCACGTCGAACCGGATTCGGGTCGGTTATATCGGACTGACCTGCGAGGCGCCGATCTTCAGCGCGGTCGCGAACGGATTCTTCAAGGAGGAAGGTCTCGAGGTCGATCTGGTGAAATGCGAATGGGCCAACTACAAGGACGTGCTCGCGCTTGGCGGCTACGACATCACCCATCACCTGGTGATGTATTTCCTGAAGCCGATCGAACAGGGCCTCGATGTCCGGTTCACGGCCGGCATTCACAAGGGTTGTCTCCGGGTCCAGTCATCGACCAAGGGCGATATCCGCACTGTCCAGGACCTGCGCGGCAAGCGGATCGGCGTGCCGGGAATGGGAACGCCGCCGTTTATTTTTGCGAATCGAGTCCTGGGTGCGAATGGGATCGACGCCAGCAAGGATGTGAGCTGGCGGGTTTTCCCCGCCGGCGAGCTCGGCCTCGCGCTCGACAAGGGCGAAGTCGACGCGGTCGCTAACGCGGAACCAATCGGCAGTTTGCTTCTGGCGGACGGGAAGGTGCGCAATGTCGCGGACCAGGCCGCGGATTCGCCCTACAAAGATGAGTATTGCTGCGCTGTGATCGTGAACGGCAAATATTTGGCCGCGAATCCAAAGAACACGGCGGCCGCGACCCGGGCGTTGTTGAAAGGGGCGAAATGGGTGGAGGCGAACCCCGCGGCGGCGGCGCGGTTGTCGGTCGAGAAAAAGTATCTCGCCTCAAATCCTGAGCTGAACACCGTGGCGATCTCCCACCTCCGTTATGTTCCGAGCGTCAGCGGCGCGGACGACGCTGTGAAATCGGCCGCGGCGGAGATGAAAGTGGCGGGCATGCTGAGCCCGAGCACCGATGTTCCCGCCCTGGCGAAAAAGGCGTTCGTTCATCTCGAGGGCGTCACGGACGAATGGATCAACAATCTGACAGTCGAGAAAGTGGCGGGCGGCCAAATACCTCCCGATCAGGACATCCGCCTTTACGCGGAGTTAATTCTCGCCGACCACGAAGATTCATGTTGCAAGAAGCCAGTCGTCGCGGAGCAGAAATAA
- a CDS encoding transposase, whose amino-acid sequence MKKYPQVPPWLHFLFPADPIFFVTACTYRRRPLLTTDAVHNAFMRFSQRAYDENGIAVGRYVIMPDHIHLFVCGPPDFELGRWMGILKQCLEKAAPATASPTGRRLQKPFWQRRFFDHVLRSEESYSQKWNYVRDNPVRAGFVTDADDWPYAGEIIVIDRV is encoded by the coding sequence GTGAAGAAATACCCCCAGGTTCCTCCGTGGCTTCATTTTCTTTTTCCAGCCGACCCCATCTTCTTCGTAACGGCGTGCACGTATCGCCGAAGGCCCTTGTTGACGACGGACGCAGTTCACAACGCGTTCATGCGTTTTTCCCAACGTGCTTACGACGAAAATGGCATTGCCGTCGGCCGGTACGTCATCATGCCCGATCACATCCACCTATTTGTCTGCGGTCCGCCGGACTTCGAGCTCGGTCGATGGATGGGAATTCTGAAACAATGCTTGGAGAAAGCCGCGCCAGCTACGGCGTCGCCCACAGGGCGACGGCTACAGAAGCCATTCTGGCAGCGGCGGTTTTTCGATCATGTCCTGCGAAGCGAGGAGAGCTACTCGCAAAAATGGAATTACGTCCGCGACAATCCGGTTCGAGCTGGTTTCGTTACCGACGCTGATGACTGGCCGTACGCCGGCGAAATCATCGTCATCGACCGCGTGTGA
- a CDS encoding lytic transglycosylase domain-containing protein, whose product MREIARFLLKLLICALLAGAAGMTYLSMRSGDPLYTLYEWISPQRFQQHDALIRTVAAEHQVDPMLVKAVVWRESRFDAQKFGTAGERGLMQVSEKAAGEWARETKAENFRVEELFDPKTNLEAGTWYLRRAIEHWQNQSNPVPFALAEYNAGASRALRWAGGDDTKPVATKVFLANIDFPGTRKYVDSIMARYKFFKRRGKM is encoded by the coding sequence ATGAGGGAAATAGCACGATTTCTACTAAAGCTACTCATCTGCGCGCTCCTCGCGGGTGCCGCCGGCATGACGTATCTCTCGATGCGCTCGGGAGATCCGCTCTACACCCTTTATGAATGGATCAGTCCGCAGCGCTTCCAGCAGCACGACGCTCTCATTCGCACCGTTGCCGCCGAGCACCAGGTCGATCCCATGCTCGTGAAAGCGGTCGTCTGGCGTGAGAGCCGGTTCGACGCCCAGAAGTTTGGGACGGCGGGAGAGCGCGGCCTGATGCAGGTAAGCGAAAAAGCGGCCGGAGAATGGGCCCGCGAAACGAAAGCGGAGAATTTTCGCGTGGAAGAATTGTTCGATCCCAAAACGAACCTCGAAGCAGGAACGTGGTATTTGCGCCGCGCGATTGAGCATTGGCAGAACCAGTCGAACCCGGTTCCGTTCGCCTTGGCCGAATACAACGCCGGGGCGAGCCGCGCCCTGCGCTGGGCCGGGGGCGACGACACCAAGCCAGTCGCCACGAAAGTGTTCCTGGCGAACATCGATTTTCCGGGGACCCGGAAGTACGTCGACTCGATCATGGCCCGTTAC